From one Luteipulveratus mongoliensis genomic stretch:
- a CDS encoding DUF1028 domain-containing protein, giving the protein MTFSIVARSGAAHGVAVASKFLAVGSVVPAVDARGAVATQAWARTAYKQELLELLAKGVETSTALDQATSADEGREARQVGVVGPSGPATFTGADATPWCGGRTGEDGADAYAIQGNILVGEEVVLEMEQQWLRGAHLPFADRLAQVLLAGDRAGGDRRGRQSAALLAYSPGTGYDDSGVLADLRVDDHDDPVPELIRLLDLQDLYLGRPTTVLRLQGNLAEEVAARLQATGRRTEDVSAALADWAGVENLEMRLTDDGIDARVLQVLRERTGELPT; this is encoded by the coding sequence ATGACCTTCTCGATCGTCGCTCGCAGCGGCGCCGCCCATGGTGTGGCAGTCGCCAGCAAGTTCCTCGCAGTGGGGTCGGTCGTGCCCGCAGTCGACGCCCGTGGGGCGGTCGCAACACAAGCCTGGGCGCGGACGGCGTACAAGCAAGAGCTCCTCGAGCTCTTGGCCAAGGGCGTCGAGACGTCCACGGCTCTCGACCAGGCCACCAGTGCGGACGAGGGCCGCGAGGCCCGCCAGGTCGGCGTCGTCGGCCCGAGTGGTCCGGCCACGTTCACCGGGGCCGACGCGACCCCATGGTGCGGCGGGCGGACCGGTGAGGACGGAGCGGACGCGTACGCCATCCAGGGCAACATCCTGGTCGGCGAGGAGGTCGTCCTCGAGATGGAGCAGCAGTGGCTGCGCGGGGCGCACCTGCCGTTCGCGGACCGGCTGGCCCAGGTGCTGCTCGCCGGAGATCGTGCCGGCGGCGACCGTCGCGGTCGGCAGTCAGCGGCTCTGCTGGCCTACTCGCCCGGCACGGGTTACGACGACAGCGGTGTGCTGGCGGACCTGCGGGTCGACGACCACGACGACCCGGTGCCGGAGCTGATCCGGCTGCTGGACCTGCAGGACCTCTACCTCGGCCGCCCCACCACGGTGCTCCGCCTGCAGGGCAACCTGGCCGAGGAAGTGGCCGCGAGGCTGCAGGCGACCGGCCGGCGTACCGAGGACGTCAGCGCTGCTTTGGCCGACTGGGCAGGCGTCGAGAACCTCGAGATGCGCCTGACCGACGACGGGATCGATGCGCGGGTGCTGCAGGTCCTGCGCGAACGGACCGGCGAGCTGCCGACCTAG
- a CDS encoding lysophospholipid acyltransferase family protein: MFYWVLKKIVLGPLLNLLFRPWVEGDKHVPEEGAAILASNHLSFSDSFFLPLVLERRITFPAKIEYFTGTGIKGRLTAAFFRGAGQIPIDRAGGSASEGAIQAGLKVLGKGELFGIYPEGTRSPDGRLYKGKTGVARMALEARVPVLPVAMIDTDKAQPTGKVIPRIMRIGVRIGRPMDFSRYQGMHDDRFVLRSITDEIMYELMLLSGQEYVDVYASSVKDRVTAKAKEIGGGAAAIAHQIQEGAVARIEQVQQRRTNADGEVEPADESDLDGAEAPVETTEQEQGDSSPTGGSTRATA; this comes from the coding sequence GTGTTCTACTGGGTGTTGAAGAAGATCGTGCTCGGTCCTCTTCTCAATCTGCTGTTCCGACCGTGGGTCGAGGGCGACAAGCACGTGCCCGAGGAGGGTGCGGCGATTCTCGCGAGCAACCACCTGTCCTTCTCGGACTCCTTCTTCCTACCCCTCGTGCTGGAGCGGCGCATCACTTTTCCCGCGAAGATCGAGTACTTCACGGGCACGGGGATCAAAGGGCGACTGACGGCAGCGTTCTTCCGCGGCGCCGGACAGATCCCGATCGACCGGGCCGGCGGCAGCGCCAGCGAGGGTGCCATTCAGGCAGGCCTGAAGGTCCTGGGCAAGGGTGAGCTGTTCGGCATCTACCCCGAGGGCACGCGTTCTCCCGATGGTCGCCTCTACAAGGGCAAGACCGGCGTCGCCCGGATGGCCCTCGAGGCTCGCGTCCCGGTGCTGCCGGTCGCGATGATCGACACGGACAAGGCACAGCCCACCGGCAAGGTCATCCCGCGCATCATGCGCATCGGCGTCCGGATCGGCCGGCCGATGGACTTCTCGCGTTACCAGGGCATGCACGACGACCGGTTCGTGCTTCGCTCGATCACCGACGAGATCATGTACGAGCTGATGCTGCTCTCCGGCCAGGAATACGTCGACGTCTATGCGTCGTCCGTCAAGGACCGAGTCACGGCCAAGGCCAAGGAGATCGGCGGCGGCGCCGCAGCGATTGCCCACCAGATCCAGGAGGGCGCAGTCGCGCGCATCGAGCAGGTGCAGCAGCGTCGTACCAACGCCGACGGCGAGGTCGAGCCGGCGGACGAGTCGGATCTCGATGGCGCCGAGGCACCGGTCGAGACCACCGAGCAGGAGCAGGGCGACAGCAGCCCGACCGGGGGCAGCACCCGCGCGACGGCCTAG
- a CDS encoding alpha/beta hydrolase — translation MQILPGAEPLSHDGSQVGVLVCHGFTGTTQSMRPIAERCVAEGWTVRMPRLPGHGTTWQDLNKTVWTDWYAEVEAAYAELQERCTHVAVVGLSLGGSLVTLLAEEHDDVAGLVLINPAYEPKDPRLKALPIVKRLVPSLAAIGNDIKKPGVTELAYDRTPLKALHSAVAMWRQVTRDLPQITQPILLMHSPEDHVVEPSNSELLLSRVSSADVTEILLEDSFHVATLDNDAERILDETVDFVRKVCA, via the coding sequence ATGCAGATCCTCCCCGGTGCCGAGCCGCTGTCCCACGACGGCTCGCAGGTAGGTGTCCTGGTCTGTCACGGATTCACCGGGACCACCCAGAGCATGCGTCCGATCGCCGAGCGCTGCGTCGCCGAGGGATGGACCGTACGCATGCCTCGGCTGCCCGGTCACGGCACGACCTGGCAGGACCTCAACAAGACGGTCTGGACCGACTGGTACGCCGAGGTCGAGGCGGCCTACGCCGAGCTGCAGGAGCGGTGCACGCACGTGGCCGTCGTCGGCCTGTCGCTGGGCGGCAGCCTCGTGACCCTCCTCGCGGAGGAGCACGATGACGTTGCCGGCCTCGTCCTGATCAACCCGGCCTATGAGCCCAAGGACCCGCGGCTGAAGGCGCTGCCGATCGTCAAGCGCTTGGTGCCCTCACTTGCGGCCATCGGCAACGACATCAAGAAGCCCGGCGTCACCGAGCTGGCCTACGACCGCACACCTCTCAAGGCGCTCCACTCGGCGGTGGCGATGTGGCGGCAGGTCACCCGAGACCTGCCCCAGATCACCCAGCCGATCCTGCTGATGCACTCGCCGGAGGATCACGTGGTGGAGCCGAGCAACTCCGAGCTCCTCCTGTCGCGGGTCTCCAGCGCTGATGTCACGGAGATCCTCCTCGAGGACTCCTTCCACGTGGCCACGCTCGACAACGACGCCGAACGCATCCTCGATGAGACCGTCGACTTCGTCCGCAAGGTGTGTGCCTGA
- a CDS encoding endonuclease/exonuclease/phosphatase family protein, with protein MNANASDNVPDALGAGTGTSMLRVVSYNVRAFKDDTDALRRVVRALNPDVLCLQEVPRHPLSGHRIADFAASCGLYWAGGHRGRMSTTLFTALRVDVLSSGHRLLPVRRPDEPRGYAFAQLQLPGHRPLTAVSVHLSLRSAERPAHAALLRRAAELGDDVPLVVAGDINETHDGKAWAELSRELEDANGDVLTFPSSKPVKRIDAIFASPTLKPVRPSLELDEADLVAATDHRPLYLDLDLTPLKV; from the coding sequence ATGAACGCGAACGCCAGCGACAACGTCCCGGACGCTCTCGGAGCGGGCACAGGCACGAGCATGCTTCGGGTGGTGTCCTACAACGTGCGCGCCTTCAAGGACGACACCGATGCGCTGCGGCGCGTGGTCCGAGCTCTCAATCCGGACGTGCTGTGCCTGCAGGAGGTCCCGCGACACCCGCTTTCGGGTCACCGGATCGCCGACTTCGCGGCCAGCTGCGGGCTCTACTGGGCGGGCGGTCATCGGGGCCGGATGAGCACGACGCTGTTCACGGCGCTGCGGGTGGACGTGCTCTCCAGCGGTCATCGGCTCCTTCCCGTACGCCGGCCGGACGAGCCGCGCGGCTACGCCTTCGCCCAGCTGCAGCTGCCGGGCCATCGGCCGTTGACCGCGGTGAGCGTGCACCTCAGCCTGCGGTCGGCAGAGCGACCGGCCCACGCGGCACTGCTGCGCCGGGCCGCCGAGCTGGGCGACGACGTCCCGCTGGTAGTGGCCGGGGACATCAACGAGACCCACGACGGCAAGGCGTGGGCCGAGCTGTCACGCGAGCTGGAGGATGCGAACGGGGATGTGCTGACGTTCCCGAGCAGCAAGCCGGTCAAGCGCATCGACGCGATCTTCGCCTCGCCCACGCTCAAGCCCGTGCGACCGAGCCTGGAGCTGGACGAGGCTGATCTGGTTGCGGCGACCGACCACCGCCCGCTCTACCTCGATCTGGATCTCACACCGCTCAAGGTGTAA